The Synergistales bacterium genome segment ACGCATCTGGTGACCACAGCGGAGGGGCCACACCCGGATCCATGCCGAACCCGGTCGTTACGCCCTCCAGCGCCGATGGTACTACGGGGGGTACCCGTGGGAGAGTAGGTCGTCGCCGGATGCGTGCTTTTTTGTATCTTTATCTGGATTGCAACGGAGCGCCGTGAGGAAGGGCCCCGAAACCGCAGATACAGTGCGGATTCGGGGCCCTTCGTTTGTCTTTCGGGACGGAGGGCTTCGTTGTGTGCAGCCTACTGGGCCGACCGGGGGAGGCGGGAGGGGCGCACCGGCGCCAGCTCGGACTCCGGGAAATCCAGGAAGGCCTTGCCGGAGGCGGCGCGGAGGAAGTTGTCCAGCCACCAGAAGATATCCCGGCGGCTGATGGTCTTCCGGAGGCTCCGCATCCAGCGCCGCTGTCTGTAGCCGGGCATGTTGAAGGCCCGGACGATGCTGTCGGCCAGATGCTCCATGTCAGTCGGCTGGATGGACGATAGAGATCGACCGGGAGCAGCCGAGGCGTGTCGCTCCCGCGCGTATGAGCTGTTCCGCCTGCTCCGCAGAACTGATCCCTCCAGCCGCCTTGATCCCGACCCTCCCTTGAGCTGTCGCATTGATCAGGGCCACATCGTCGAGGGTTACCCTGCCAAAGAACCCTGTCCCTGTTTTGACAATGTCGATTCCGTGATCGAGGCAGAGCTCCGTGAGGTCTATGATCTCCTGTTCTTCCAGAATGGGTGTTTCGATGATGACCTTAAGAATGTGTCTGCCGGAACACTCCCGGAGGGCGGACAGTTCGAGGGTGACGCCCTCCCGGTCGTTGTTGCGGAGGTTGCCGAGATCGACGACCGCGTCGATTTCGTTGGCACCCTGATCCAATGCCCACGCGATCTCCCGGCGTTTGATTTCAAGCGGTGTGGTCCCCAGGGGGAATCCGACTACGGAAGCGATGCGGACAGGCGTTCCTTCGAGAAGCGGCGCCGCCACGGGAACGGCGCTCAGGGGAATGCAGACGGCGGCAAAGTGATGGTGCCTGGCTTCGTTGCAGAGCTGCTGGTAGCGTTCCGATGGAATGCCTGGTTTGAGAAGTGTGTGATCGATAGACGGTGCGAGATCGGTGCTGGTCTCTTCCACGTCCTTCGTTTCGGTGATGTGGGTGACCAGGCGATGGGCTGCGGTACGGATTGCGCCCCACTCTTTTTTCGGCGTCATG includes the following:
- the deoC gene encoding deoxyribose-phosphate aldolase, translating into MTPKKEWGAIRTAAHRLVTHITETKDVEETSTDLAPSIDHTLLKPGIPSERYQQLCNEARHHHFAAVCIPLSAVPVAAPLLEGTPVRIASVVGFPLGTTPLEIKRREIAWALDQGANEIDAVVDLGNLRNNDREGVTLELSALRECSGRHILKVIIETPILEEQEIIDLTELCLDHGIDIVKTGTGFFGRVTLDDVALINATAQGRVGIKAAGGISSAEQAEQLIRAGATRLGCSRSISIVHPAD